A stretch of the Sulfurimonas sp. HSL-1656 genome encodes the following:
- the cobA gene encoding uroporphyrinogen-III C-methyltransferase, whose product MKTASLPVLLKPKEGGVVLIGAGKVGLHKAEVLAANGIAATVIAPSVHAGFAGVPLHRVLRKKVTAGDLKRASVVIDATGNNAVTKMLTDLKAARGFLLNIVDVPSLCDFYFASLLHYGPLKIAVSSDGASPTLTQCVRDKIRRVLPLQLEQLAREKAGERSGGMVDAAATRKAAGRLLAGVSLVGCGPGDVELLTLKAYHIIKEADVVLYDHLISEEILALIPTKSIKIYVGKRKGCHSRTQDEINHMIVQYAEKGCSVARLKSGDPYIFGRGAEEATYLAEKGFRVSVVPGVSSAVAGPAGAGIPVTARGHASGFSVVSAHVEGGRTELSWIDLLGLPGHTTVVLMGLTLAGAIRDAALAHGLDPALPAAIVSNATRPNQQTRVTTLGGLAGAAEAIEGPAIIVFGSVVALQALLPGYPEGLETLVPEEANVA is encoded by the coding sequence ATGAAAACGGCGTCGCTTCCGGTACTGCTTAAACCGAAGGAGGGCGGGGTCGTCCTCATCGGTGCGGGAAAAGTGGGGCTGCACAAAGCGGAAGTCCTGGCGGCCAACGGGATTGCGGCGACGGTGATTGCACCCTCCGTCCATGCCGGCTTTGCAGGCGTGCCTTTGCACAGAGTGTTACGCAAAAAAGTGACAGCCGGCGATTTGAAGAGGGCATCGGTGGTCATTGACGCTACCGGCAACAACGCCGTGACGAAGATGCTGACCGATCTGAAAGCTGCAAGGGGCTTTTTGCTTAACATTGTCGACGTCCCGTCGCTGTGTGACTTCTACTTCGCTTCCCTACTGCACTACGGGCCGCTCAAGATCGCCGTCTCGAGTGACGGGGCGAGCCCGACGCTGACGCAGTGTGTCCGGGACAAGATACGGCGCGTGCTGCCGCTGCAGCTTGAACAGCTCGCACGGGAGAAAGCCGGTGAACGTTCCGGGGGGATGGTCGATGCCGCTGCGACGCGCAAAGCAGCCGGCCGTCTGCTCGCCGGCGTCTCCCTGGTAGGGTGCGGTCCCGGGGATGTGGAACTGTTGACGCTCAAGGCGTATCATATTATAAAAGAGGCTGATGTTGTCCTGTATGATCATCTGATCAGCGAGGAGATCCTGGCCCTGATCCCGACAAAGAGCATTAAGATCTATGTGGGCAAGCGCAAGGGGTGCCACAGCCGTACGCAGGATGAGATCAACCATATGATCGTGCAGTATGCGGAGAAGGGGTGCAGCGTTGCCAGGTTGAAAAGCGGCGACCCCTATATCTTCGGACGCGGGGCGGAGGAGGCAACCTACTTGGCCGAAAAAGGCTTCCGCGTCAGTGTGGTGCCGGGCGTATCATCCGCAGTCGCGGGACCGGCGGGGGCGGGCATCCCCGTGACCGCCCGGGGGCACGCCTCCGGCTTTTCGGTCGTGTCGGCCCATGTGGAAGGGGGAAGGACGGAGCTGTCGTGGATCGACCTGCTCGGACTGCCCGGCCACACCACCGTGGTCCTGATGGGTTTGACGCTAGCGGGGGCCATACGCGATGCCGCATTGGCGCACGGGCTTGATCCGGCATTGCCGGCGGCGATCGTCTCCAATGCGACACGTCCGAACCAGCAGACACGCGTGACGACCCTCGGCGGACTTGCCGGAGCCGCCGAGGCGATAGAAGGTCCGGCCATCATCGTTTTCGGCAGTGTCGTGGCGCTTCAGGCGCTTCTGCCGGGCTATCCGGAGGGTTTAGAGACATTAGTGCCCGAAGAAGCGAACGTCGCCTGA